The Coffea arabica cultivar ET-39 chromosome 8e, Coffea Arabica ET-39 HiFi, whole genome shotgun sequence genome window below encodes:
- the LOC113704515 gene encoding protein FAR1-RELATED SEQUENCE 5-like — MKYQVRDLVIEHNHTLHISECAHMMRSQRKVSISQGAQAEIANDARISLKQSHELMGKEAGGLGNISYTRDDLKHYLRTKRERGLNYGEAGAILRYFEEQKLENLSFFHTEQLDCEEQITNIFWADASMLMDYTYFGDVVTFDTTYKTNKEYRPLGVFVEFNQFRQLVIFGATLLYDETIESFKWVFGTFVEAVCGRHPKTIFTDHDAAMVATISAVMPSTYHGLCTFHIRVNFMKHFGNYYKDGSNLPYRFAECMYEIEDENEFIMAWDAMLKEHKLETNEWLCGINACRKKWAKCFMKGAWTAGMRSTQLSESLNASIKNYLKLDHDLVQFFKHFNRVVDEKRYNELRAEYHSRQKLPMLGLQQTLVLIQAASIYSLCMFVAFQNEYDESTTMVILDQKHTTMHVECSVSHYDGRRERRVILNPITKDITCSCNLFEQEGILCSHALKVYDMIGAKFIPDQYVTKRWTKKARSRGSVDCKGREISSDPSLYFPSILAISTRNGKTCYQGCHVKSRYKVSQ; from the coding sequence ATGAAGTATCAGGTTCGAGATCTGGTAATTGAGCATAATCACACACTACACATTTCAGAATGTGCTCATATGATGCGTTCACAAAGAAAAGTAAGTATTTCTCAAGGAGCCCAAGCTGAGATTGCAAATGATGCAAGAATATCCTTGAAACAATCCCATGAACTCATGGGAAAAGAGGCAGGTGGATTAGGCAATATTAGCTACACTCGTGATGACTTAAAACACTATCTACGAACAAAAAGAGAGAGGGGATTAAACTATGGTGAAGCTGGTGCAATCCTACGATACTTTGAAgaacaaaaattggaaaatttgtcaTTCTTCCACACAGAGCAGCTTGATTGTGAAGAGcaaattacaaatatattttgggcTGATGCATCAATGCTGATGGATTATACCTATTTTGGGGATGTGGTTACATTTGACACCACATATAAAACTAACAAGGAGTATAGACCATTGGGCGTATTTGTGGAATTCAATCAATTTAGACAATTGGTTATTTTTGGAGCAACTCTATTGTATGATGAGACCATTGAATCATTCAAGTGGGTGTTCGGTACATTTGTAGAGGCAGTTTGTGGAAGGCACCCAAAAACCATCTTCACAGATCATGATGCAGCCATGGTTGCTACAATTTCAGCTGTTATGCCTTCAACATACCATGGTCTGTGCACTTTTCATATTAGAGTCAATTTCATGAAACACTTTGGGAACTATTACAAGGATGGTAGTAATCTCCCATATAGATTTGCTGAATGTATGTATGAGATAGAAGATGAAAATGAGTTTATCATGGCCTGGGATGCAATGCTAAAAGAACACAAGCTCGAAACAAATGAATGGTTGTGTGGCATTAATGCATGTCGAAAGAAATGGGCAAAATGCTTCATGAAAGGCGCCTGGACTGCAGGTATGCGTAGCACCCAACTAAGTGAGAGTCTAAATGCTTCCATAAAAAATTATCTGAAACTTGATCATGATCTGGTTCAATTCTTCAAACATTTTAATCGAGTTGTGGATGAAAAAAGATATAATGAACTAAGAGCTGAGTATCACAGTCGACAGAAGCTGCCAATGTTGGGATTGCAACAGACTCTCGTACTGATCCAGGCAGCTTCTATATACTCTCTATGCATGTTTGTTGCATTCCAGAATGAATACGACGAATCCACTACAATGGTGATCTTGGACCAAAAGCATACTACAATGCATGTGGAATGCAGTGTCAGTCACTATGATGGACGAAGAGAGAGAAGAGTGATATTGAATCCAATAACTAAAGACATTACTTGTAGTTGTAATCTTTTTGAGCAGGAAGGAATCCTATGCTCACATGCTTTAAAGGTGTATGATATGATTGGAGCAAAGTTTATTCCTGATCAATATGTGACAAAGAGGTGGACAAAGAAGGCAAGGTCCAGAGGCAGCGTCGATTGCAAGGGTAGAGAAATATCATCAGATCCGTCTCTCTATTTCCCATCGATATTGGCTATTAGCACCCGAAATGGTAAGACTTGCTACCAGGGCTGCCATGTCAAAAGCCGCTACAAAGTTAGTCAGTAG